Proteins encoded together in one Bacteroidota bacterium window:
- a CDS encoding HD domain-containing protein — MKRSVKGKIFNDPVYGFVTVPTDLTFRLIEHPYFQRLRRIRQLGLTNLVYPGALHTRFHHAMGAMHLMVEAISEIRSKGTVITDEEAEAAYIAILLHDIGHGPFSHALETSIVHNVTHEDVSGLIMDRLNDVFEGRLTLAIKIFRNKYQKKFLHQLVSSQLDMDRLDYLRRDSFFTGVSEGIVSSDRIVKMLDVVDDELVVEDKGIYSIEKFIIARRLMYWQVYLHKTVLSAEHLLVNILKRAKELAMSGEELFCTPSLSVFLHSRITKSSFVKQPEVLEAFAELDDYDIMSSIKVWAKHKDKILSQLCSQMVNRQLYAVELQNKPFDGSYVENLYEKATKQFNISKAEMPYYVFTGAVQNNAYSSDENISINIKFKNGQIMDIAEAADIFNISVLSKPVKKYFLCYPKSLRTTK, encoded by the coding sequence ATGAAACGCAGTGTTAAGGGCAAGATTTTTAACGATCCGGTTTATGGTTTTGTAACCGTGCCCACCGATCTTACATTCCGCCTGATTGAGCATCCCTACTTTCAGCGTTTGCGCCGCATCCGCCAGTTGGGGCTTACCAATCTTGTGTATCCCGGCGCGCTGCACACCCGTTTTCATCATGCTATGGGTGCCATGCACCTTATGGTAGAGGCCATAAGCGAAATACGCAGCAAAGGCACCGTCATTACCGACGAAGAAGCTGAAGCCGCGTACATCGCCATTCTCCTGCATGATATCGGGCACGGTCCGTTTTCGCATGCGCTTGAAACAAGCATTGTGCATAATGTAACGCACGAAGATGTTTCGGGGCTGATTATGGACAGGCTGAATGATGTGTTTGAAGGCAGACTCACCCTTGCCATTAAAATCTTCCGCAACAAGTATCAGAAGAAATTCCTGCATCAGCTGGTATCAAGTCAGCTTGATATGGACAGGCTTGATTATCTGCGCCGCGATAGTTTTTTCACCGGCGTGTCGGAAGGTATTGTAAGCAGCGATCGTATTGTGAAAATGCTGGATGTGGTGGATGATGAGCTGGTGGTGGAAGACAAAGGCATTTACAGTATTGAGAAATTCATCATTGCACGCAGGCTCATGTACTGGCAGGTGTATTTACACAAAACTGTGCTCAGCGCCGAGCACTTGCTGGTGAATATTTTGAAGCGGGCCAAAGAACTTGCCATGAGCGGCGAGGAGCTTTTTTGCACACCTTCGCTGAGTGTGTTTCTGCACAGCCGCATCACCAAATCATCATTTGTAAAGCAGCCCGAAGTGCTGGAAGCTTTTGCCGAGCTTGATGATTACGACATTATGTCGTCGATAAAAGTGTGGGCAAAACACAAGGATAAGATTCTCTCGCAGTTATGCAGCCAGATGGTAAACCGCCAGCTTTATGCGGTGGAATTGCAGAACAAGCCTTTTGATGGGTCGTATGTAGAGAATTTGTATGAAAAGGCCACAAAGCAATTTAATATTTCAAAAGCTGAAATGCCGTACTATGTGTTTACCGGTGCGGTGCAGAATAATGCCTACAGCAGCGACGAGAATATAAGTATCAATATTAAGTTCAAGAACGGGCAGATAATGGATATTGCCGAAGCTGCGGATATTTTCAATATTTCTGTGCTGTCTAAGCCGGTGAAAAAATATTTCCTGTGCTATCCCAAATCATTACGCACTACTAAATAA